The Stegostoma tigrinum isolate sSteTig4 chromosome 38, sSteTig4.hap1, whole genome shotgun sequence genome contains a region encoding:
- the LOC125447291 gene encoding ferritin, heavy subunit-like, with product MASQVCQNYHKDCEDAVNKQINLELYSSYVYLSVFSHFDQDDVALRHFADFFKEQSHEEWEHAEKLLAFQNKRGGRVLLQDIKKPEQDEWGSGLEAMQTALQMEKDVNQSLLDLHKLASGNTDPHLCDFLERHYLDEQVKMIKKLGDHITNLKRLGAPANGMGEYLFDRLTLS from the exons ctgttaacaagcagatcaacctggagctctattcctcctatgtttacctctccgtG TTCTCTCACTTTGAccaggatgatgttgccctgcgtcactttgctgatttcttcaaggagcagtcccatgaggaatgggaacatgctgagaaacttctggcattccagaataaacgtggaggccgtgtcctcctgcaggacatcaag aagccagagcaggatgagtggggcagtggtctggaggcaatgcagacagctctgcagatggagaaggatgtgaaccagagtctgctggatctgcacaaactcgccTCTGGCAACACAGACCCTCAT ctgtgtgacttcctggagaggcactacttggatgagcaagtgaagatgatcaagaagctgggagatcacatcaccaacctgaagagactgggagcccctgccaatggcatgggagagtacctgtttgacaggctcacactcagctga
- the LOC132206457 gene encoding ferritin, heavy subunit-like yields the protein MASQVCQNYHKDCEDAVNKQINLELYSSYVYLSMFSYFDRDDVALHHFAEFFKEQSHEEREHAERLMAFQNKRGGRVLLQDIKKPEQDEWGNGLEAMQKALQMEKDVNQSLLDLHKLASGHTDPHLCDFLERHYLDEQVKMIKKLGDHITNLKRLGAPDNGMGEYLLDKLTLS from the exons atggcctcccaagtgtgtcagaactaccacaaggactgtgaggatgctgttaacaagcagatcaacctggagctctattcctcctatgtttatcTCTCCATG ttctcttactttgaccgggatgacgttgccctgcatcactttgctgagttcttcaaggagcagtcccatgaggaacgggaacacgctgagagactgatggcattccagaataaacgtggcggtcgagtcctcctgcaggacatcaag aagccagagcaggatgagtggggcaatggtctggaggcaatgcagaaagctctgcagatggagaaggatgtgaaccagagtctgctggatctgcacaaactagCCTCTGGCCACacggaccctcat ctgtgtgacttcctggagaggcactacctggatgagcaagtgaagatgatcaagaagctgggagatcacatcaccaacctgaagagactgggagcccctgacaatggcatgggagagtacctgctTGACAAgctcacactcagctga